In one Thermaerobacter sp. PB12/4term genomic region, the following are encoded:
- the rplU gene encoding 50S ribosomal protein L21, which translates to MYAIIETGGKQYRVQEGDVLRLEKLPVDENETVVFDRVLAVKQGEEFRLGTPVVEGARVTGHVLGHGRDRKIIVFKYRHKVNYRRKRGHRQPFTRVKIDRIEA; encoded by the coding sequence ATGTACGCCATCATCGAGACGGGGGGCAAGCAGTACCGGGTGCAGGAAGGCGACGTGCTGCGCCTGGAGAAGCTGCCCGTGGACGAGAACGAGACGGTGGTCTTCGACCGGGTGCTGGCCGTGAAGCAGGGGGAGGAATTCCGCCTGGGCACGCCGGTGGTGGAGGGCGCGCGGGTCACGGGCCACGTGCTGGGCCATGGCCGCGACCGGAAGATCATCGTCTTCAAGTATCGGCACAAGGTGAACTACCGTCGCAAGCGGGGTCACCGCCAGCCCTTCACCCGGGTGAAGATCGACCGCATCGAGGCGTGA
- a CDS encoding Rne/Rng family ribonuclease → MNKSILVTVEPDETRVAVLEDGRLVEIYHERPSTQRVVGNIYKGRVENVLPGMQAAFVNIGLERNAFLYVADAVPRGDEADDADDLPDDIRHAAITDILRPGQEIIVQITKEPTGTKGARVTRHLTLPGRLLVLMPGVNYVGVSRRIHDEKERQRLKQLAQELQPVGAGLIVRTAAEGRSEAELRGDVEYLTRLWADIQQRARRQRAPVLLYRDLGLVFRVVRDMLTPEVDQVLIDDPAEYRRVLDLMAAFATPLRDRVQLYQNRETGLFEQFGVNEEIERALKRRVWLKSGGYLVIDQTEALTAIDVNTGKFVGSKNLADTVFRTNMEAAAEIARQLRLRDIGGIIVIDFIDMEEPAHRHRVVQELERHLARDHTKATVLGITALGLVEMTRKKGRRSLLEQLTRECPYCEGRGRVLSEESAARRVRREIKRILRHSPSEAILVEVHPSVASLLIGAGGANLRELERETGRSVFIRGREDVHLEAMHLVALGSREEVERQALPVHAGQRLELEVEERHASNQADGIARLEGYVIDIQGAGDRVGQRVVVEITRAYRTYARARVVS, encoded by the coding sequence ATGAACAAGTCCATCCTGGTCACGGTGGAACCCGACGAGACGCGGGTCGCCGTGCTGGAAGACGGCCGGCTGGTGGAGATCTACCACGAGCGCCCCTCCACCCAGCGGGTCGTTGGCAACATTTACAAGGGACGGGTCGAGAACGTCCTCCCCGGCATGCAGGCCGCCTTTGTCAACATCGGACTCGAGCGCAACGCCTTCCTCTACGTCGCCGACGCCGTTCCCCGGGGCGACGAGGCCGACGACGCCGACGACCTGCCCGACGACATCCGCCACGCCGCCATCACCGACATCCTCCGGCCGGGCCAGGAGATCATCGTCCAGATCACCAAGGAGCCGACGGGCACCAAAGGGGCCCGGGTCACCCGCCACCTGACCTTGCCCGGGCGGCTCCTGGTGCTCATGCCCGGCGTGAACTACGTGGGCGTCTCCCGGCGCATCCACGACGAGAAGGAACGCCAGCGCCTGAAGCAGCTGGCTCAGGAACTGCAGCCCGTGGGCGCCGGGCTGATCGTCCGCACCGCCGCCGAAGGCCGCAGCGAGGCGGAGCTGCGCGGTGACGTGGAGTACCTGACCCGCCTGTGGGCGGACATCCAGCAGCGGGCCCGGCGGCAGCGGGCGCCCGTGCTGCTCTACCGGGACCTGGGCCTGGTCTTCCGGGTGGTCCGGGACATGCTGACGCCGGAGGTCGACCAGGTGCTGATCGATGACCCCGCCGAGTACCGGCGGGTGCTGGACCTGATGGCCGCCTTCGCCACGCCGCTGCGGGATCGGGTTCAACTCTACCAGAACCGGGAAACCGGCCTGTTCGAACAATTCGGGGTCAACGAGGAGATCGAGCGGGCCCTCAAGCGGCGGGTGTGGCTCAAGAGCGGCGGCTACCTGGTCATCGACCAGACCGAGGCGCTGACGGCCATCGACGTCAACACGGGCAAGTTCGTCGGCAGCAAGAACCTGGCCGACACGGTGTTCCGGACCAACATGGAGGCGGCGGCGGAGATTGCGCGCCAGCTGCGCCTGCGCGACATCGGCGGCATCATCGTCATCGACTTCATCGACATGGAAGAACCCGCCCACCGCCACCGGGTCGTCCAGGAGCTGGAGCGGCACCTGGCCCGGGACCACACCAAGGCCACGGTGCTGGGCATCACGGCCCTGGGCCTGGTGGAGATGACCCGGAAGAAGGGCCGGCGCAGCCTGCTGGAACAGCTGACGCGGGAATGCCCCTACTGCGAGGGGCGGGGCCGGGTGCTCAGCGAGGAAAGCGCGGCGCGCCGCGTTCGCCGCGAGATCAAACGCATCCTGCGCCATTCGCCCAGCGAGGCCATCCTGGTCGAGGTGCACCCGTCGGTGGCGTCGCTGCTCATCGGCGCCGGCGGGGCCAACCTGCGGGAGCTGGAACGGGAGACGGGCCGGAGCGTGTTCATCCGGGGCCGGGAAGACGTCCACCTGGAAGCCATGCACCTGGTGGCCCTGGGCAGCCGGGAGGAAGTGGAACGCCAGGCGCTGCCCGTCCATGCCGGCCAGCGCCTGGAGCTGGAGGTCGAGGAGCGCCACGCCAGCAACCAGGCGGACGGCATCGCGCGCCTGGAGGGGTACGTCATCGACATCCAGGGAGCGGGCGACCGGGTGGGGCAGCGGGTGGTGGTGGAGATCACCCGGGCCTACCGCACCTATGCCCGGGCCCGGGTGGTCTCGTAA
- a CDS encoding Spo0B domain-containing protein, which produces MTEGDATAAGPAQLVSVVRAWRHGAVNRLQVALGWLQLGRPEQAATALAEWCRQLEWEGAALRCWPVEAASFYLVWRARCEEMGLEVAWRAPVPGSAPGAAAGRARGGRGLGRPAASDASSSPESTPPGPGQGNAAAAVGPALEAALEAARREPGRRIWLQWDGRDGRLRWGLEGGGPPAATGSRGSTTG; this is translated from the coding sequence ATGACGGAAGGCGATGCAACGGCTGCCGGCCCCGCCCAGCTGGTGAGCGTGGTCCGCGCATGGCGCCACGGCGCAGTCAACCGGCTGCAGGTGGCTCTCGGCTGGCTGCAGCTGGGGCGGCCGGAGCAGGCCGCCACGGCCCTTGCCGAGTGGTGCCGCCAGCTGGAATGGGAGGGCGCCGCCCTGCGCTGCTGGCCGGTGGAGGCGGCCTCCTTCTACCTGGTCTGGCGGGCCCGCTGTGAGGAAATGGGGTTGGAGGTGGCGTGGCGGGCGCCGGTACCCGGTTCCGCCCCGGGCGCGGCGGCCGGGCGGGCCCGCGGGGGCCGGGGGCTGGGGCGGCCAGCCGCGAGCGACGCATCGTCCTCGCCGGAGTCTACCCCGCCAGGACCGGGACAGGGGAACGCCGCAGCCGCGGTGGGGCCTGCGCTGGAAGCGGCCCTGGAAGCGGCCCGGCGGGAGCCGGGCCGGCGCATCTGGCTGCAGTGGGACGGCCGGGATGGCCGGTTGCGGTGGGGCCTGGAAGGCGGCGGCCCCCCAGCCGCCACGGGGAGCCGAGGCAGCACCACGGGGTGA
- a CDS encoding LCP family protein, with protein sequence MPLIGPVEQEPKRPRRRAARVLAVLAGVLLVAGVTGAFWLGSTLYGFFSHVQQVPQDADPGSQHAAAADRPLNILVLGVDAGAGAGEPSAPQRSDTIMVVNVNPTTGRVGLLSIPRDTRVAIPGRPHPEKIAHAHAYGQAEGGPGAGAQRVEETVEDFLGIWIDYFVEIDFDAFRALVDAVGGVEVCIDKPMRYTARSQNLRIDLKPGCQVLDGEKALHYVRYRQDGDIFRIQRQQQFLRALADKVLSMQGVLKLPQLASTLGSQITTNMPASRMLGLAALLPRFDLDRLEMGILPGRPGYVDGLSYWLVDESAARREAMKILAGVDVEANAQVRLEVLNGNGRRGAAGQAADLLRSLGFRVVTVGNAERFDFATTVVVVRPEDTAVADRLRQALAGSAVTVRVETAEDLPEGIDARIVVGEDFTGTAAGTATAAAGREG encoded by the coding sequence ATGCCCTTGATTGGACCGGTGGAACAGGAACCCAAGCGCCCGCGGCGCAGGGCGGCCCGCGTGCTGGCCGTGCTGGCGGGCGTCCTGCTGGTGGCCGGCGTGACGGGCGCCTTCTGGCTGGGGTCGACCCTGTACGGGTTTTTCAGCCACGTGCAGCAGGTGCCGCAGGACGCGGACCCGGGCTCCCAGCATGCGGCCGCCGCCGACCGGCCCCTGAACATCCTGGTGCTGGGGGTCGACGCCGGCGCGGGTGCGGGAGAGCCGTCGGCACCCCAGCGGTCGGACACCATCATGGTGGTCAACGTCAACCCCACCACGGGGCGGGTCGGCTTGCTGTCGATCCCCCGCGACACGCGGGTCGCCATCCCCGGCCGGCCTCACCCGGAGAAGATCGCTCATGCCCACGCCTACGGCCAGGCCGAAGGCGGTCCCGGCGCGGGAGCGCAGCGGGTGGAGGAAACCGTCGAAGACTTCCTCGGCATCTGGATCGACTACTTTGTGGAAATCGACTTCGATGCCTTCCGGGCCCTGGTGGATGCCGTGGGCGGCGTCGAGGTCTGCATCGACAAGCCCATGCGCTACACGGCGCGCAGCCAGAACCTGCGCATCGACCTGAAGCCGGGGTGCCAGGTGCTGGACGGCGAGAAGGCGCTGCACTACGTCCGCTACCGGCAGGACGGGGACATCTTCCGGATCCAGCGGCAGCAGCAGTTCCTCCGGGCGCTGGCGGACAAGGTGCTGAGCATGCAGGGGGTCCTGAAGCTGCCCCAGCTGGCCAGCACCCTGGGCAGCCAGATCACCACCAACATGCCGGCTTCCCGCATGCTGGGCCTGGCGGCCCTGCTGCCCCGGTTCGACCTGGACCGGCTGGAGATGGGCATCCTGCCGGGCCGGCCGGGTTACGTGGACGGCCTCAGCTACTGGCTGGTGGACGAGTCGGCCGCTCGCCGCGAAGCCATGAAGATCCTGGCGGGGGTCGACGTGGAGGCCAACGCCCAGGTGCGGCTGGAAGTGCTGAACGGGAACGGCCGGCGGGGGGCCGCTGGCCAGGCCGCCGACCTGCTGCGCAGCCTGGGCTTTCGGGTGGTGACCGTGGGCAACGCCGAGCGCTTCGACTTCGCCACCACCGTGGTGGTGGTTCGTCCCGAGGATACGGCGGTGGCGGACCGCCTGCGCCAGGCCCTGGCCGGATCGGCCGTGACGGTGCGGGTGGAAACGGCCGAGGACCTGCCGGAAGGCATCGACGCGCGCATCGTGGTGGGGGAGGACTTCACCGGCACGGCCGCGGGAACGGCAACGGCCGCGGCCGGCAGGGA
- the yqeK gene encoding bis(5'-nucleosyl)-tetraphosphatase (symmetrical) YqeK: MPGSLPETPGQLPQALPLEEALRRAQLKAQATLSPGRYRHVVRVVEMARRLAGHHATDPRPVELAAWIHDLARERPPGELLRLARQAGWEPDAAERADPILLHGPVAAWEAMREGLTRDPEVLEAVRWHTTARPGLGRTGCLLFLADKLEPGRTYPGVEDLRRLAFRDLDQAMAAVLDDLIRYCLDRGLWLPEATVAARNRWLRRGAGTAGGDAKS; encoded by the coding sequence ATGCCGGGATCGCTGCCCGAAACGCCGGGACAGCTGCCGCAAGCCTTGCCCCTGGAAGAGGCGCTGCGCCGCGCCCAGTTGAAGGCCCAGGCCACCCTCAGCCCCGGCCGGTACCGGCACGTGGTGCGGGTGGTGGAGATGGCGCGCCGGCTGGCGGGACACCATGCCACCGATCCCCGGCCGGTGGAGCTGGCCGCCTGGATCCACGACCTGGCCCGGGAGCGCCCCCCCGGCGAATTGCTGCGCCTGGCCCGCCAGGCGGGGTGGGAACCCGATGCGGCGGAGCGAGCCGACCCCATCCTGCTGCACGGCCCTGTGGCGGCCTGGGAAGCGATGCGGGAGGGGCTCACCCGCGATCCCGAGGTCCTGGAAGCCGTCCGCTGGCACACCACGGCTCGCCCAGGCCTGGGCCGGACCGGTTGCCTGCTGTTCCTGGCGGACAAGTTGGAGCCCGGCCGCACGTACCCTGGTGTGGAGGACCTGCGGCGCTTGGCCTTCCGCGACCTGGACCAGGCCATGGCCGCCGTCCTGGACGACCTGATCCGCTATTGCCTGGATCGCGGCCTGTGGCTGCCCGAGGCCACGGTGGCCGCCCGCAACCGGTGGTTGCGCCGCGGGGCGGGAACCGCCGGCGGAGACGCGAAGTCTTGA
- the rpmA gene encoding 50S ribosomal protein L27 — translation MRRINLQLFAHKKGGGSTRNGRDSNPKYLGVKRYEGQVVRAGTILVRQRGTRFHPGKHVGRGGDDTLFALVDGVVQFGTRGGRRVVNVMPLAAEEPAQVAAD, via the coding sequence ATGCGCCGGATCAACCTGCAGCTGTTCGCCCACAAGAAGGGCGGCGGCAGCACCCGCAACGGTCGCGACAGCAACCCCAAGTACCTGGGCGTCAAGCGGTACGAGGGACAGGTGGTGCGCGCGGGCACCATCCTGGTGCGGCAGCGCGGGACCCGGTTCCACCCCGGCAAGCACGTGGGCCGGGGCGGCGACGACACCCTGTTTGCTCTCGTCGACGGCGTGGTCCAGTTCGGCACCCGGGGCGGCCGCCGGGTGGTCAACGTGATGCCGCTGGCGGCGGAAGAGCCCGCCCAGGTTGCTGCCGACTGA
- a CDS encoding site-2 protease family protein codes for MAVFVHPLLLVLVALAALLGLPGQLLLLLAVLATHELAHLVAARLCGLEIARLELLPYGAVADIRGPGRREPLVEAVVALAGPLNNLLLLAISIALHQAGWLLGPWVAPFQAANLAMALFNLLPALPLDGGRILLAFLKRTRGPRQAVMMLGRLGRSVALALAAATLLAFYWQVLAPHLLAAALTIWVGTAREEQWVGVTALRGLWTKRGRLRRIGLLPVHRLVALETTSLRQVAEALRPGSYHEIVVVDIQERPLGEVDEGRLLRGILQLGLDAPVRDLLEWRA; via the coding sequence GTGGCCGTGTTCGTCCATCCGCTGCTGCTGGTCCTGGTGGCCCTGGCGGCTCTGCTGGGCTTGCCGGGCCAGTTGCTGTTGCTCCTGGCCGTCCTGGCCACCCATGAGCTGGCCCACCTGGTCGCGGCCCGGCTCTGCGGGCTGGAGATCGCGCGCCTCGAGCTTCTACCTTACGGCGCCGTGGCCGACATCCGCGGGCCGGGCCGCCGGGAACCCCTGGTGGAAGCGGTGGTGGCCCTGGCCGGCCCGCTCAACAACCTGCTGCTGCTGGCCATCAGCATCGCCCTCCACCAGGCAGGGTGGCTTCTGGGGCCGTGGGTCGCTCCTTTTCAGGCCGCCAACCTGGCCATGGCCCTGTTCAACCTGCTGCCGGCCCTGCCGCTGGACGGCGGCCGCATCCTCCTGGCTTTCCTCAAGCGGACCCGCGGGCCGCGCCAGGCGGTCATGATGCTGGGCCGGCTGGGCCGGTCCGTGGCCCTGGCCCTGGCGGCGGCGACCCTTCTCGCGTTCTACTGGCAGGTCCTGGCCCCCCACCTGCTGGCGGCGGCCCTGACCATCTGGGTGGGCACGGCGCGGGAAGAGCAGTGGGTGGGCGTCACCGCCCTGCGGGGCTTGTGGACCAAGCGCGGCCGCCTGCGCCGCATAGGCCTGCTGCCCGTGCACCGCCTGGTGGCACTGGAGACCACCAGCCTGCGTCAGGTGGCGGAAGCCCTGCGGCCGGGGAGCTACCACGAGATCGTGGTGGTCGACATCCAGGAGCGCCCCCTGGGGGAAGTGGACGAGGGGCGGTTGCTGCGCGGCATCCTCCAGCTGGGGCTGGATGCGCCCGTGCGGGACCTGCTGGAATGGCGCGCCTGA
- the nadD gene encoding nicotinate-nucleotide adenylyltransferase: MARGLEEWLKPRRDGRPLQLGVLGGTFDPIHIGHLVAAEAARVHFRLDRVLFVPAGRPPHKDPAGVSDAEHRYRMTVLATAGNPHFYTTRLELDREGPSYTIDTLTQLSAMAGPGASLYFIAGADSVVTLPSWRGGLGLLDICHLIVVTRPGLPGAVLQNFLDGLPAVRRARVHVLPIPEIGISSTELRERVAAGQSIRYLVPAAVEDYVEKYGLYRPAAPEPAARPAPAGGGPERGPAGGAGQGGEQAPPSPGGDAAVEGRARNAAEGPAGGGAARAWPPAVGNPAARPGSSGVAL, translated from the coding sequence GTGGCCAGAGGGCTGGAGGAGTGGCTGAAGCCGCGCCGGGACGGCCGGCCGCTGCAGCTGGGGGTGCTCGGCGGCACCTTCGATCCCATTCACATCGGGCACCTGGTAGCAGCGGAAGCAGCGCGGGTCCACTTCCGTCTGGACCGGGTGCTGTTCGTGCCGGCGGGAAGGCCGCCCCACAAGGACCCGGCCGGGGTTAGCGATGCCGAGCACCGGTACCGCATGACGGTGCTGGCCACCGCCGGCAACCCCCACTTCTACACGACCCGGCTGGAACTGGACCGGGAGGGACCTTCCTACACCATCGACACCCTGACCCAGCTGTCCGCCATGGCGGGGCCCGGCGCATCCCTTTACTTCATCGCAGGGGCGGATTCGGTGGTGACCCTGCCGTCCTGGCGAGGCGGCCTCGGGTTGCTGGATATCTGCCACCTGATCGTGGTGACGCGGCCGGGGCTGCCGGGCGCGGTGCTGCAGAACTTTCTCGACGGGTTGCCGGCGGTGCGTCGCGCCCGGGTCCATGTGCTGCCCATCCCGGAGATCGGCATCTCGTCCACGGAACTGCGCGAGCGGGTGGCCGCAGGGCAGTCCATCCGGTACCTGGTTCCGGCGGCGGTGGAGGACTACGTGGAGAAATATGGGCTTTACCGCCCCGCCGCGCCGGAGCCCGCGGCCCGGCCCGCGCCCGCCGGGGGCGGGCCGGAGCGCGGGCCGGCAGGGGGGGCCGGCCAGGGCGGGGAGCAGGCACCCCCGAGCCCGGGGGGCGATGCGGCGGTCGAAGGCCGGGCGCGGAACGCGGCCGAAGGACCCGCGGGAGGAGGCGCCGCCAGGGCGTGGCCTCCCGCCGTCGGGAACCCGGCCGCGCGGCCGGGTTCGTCCGGCGTCGCCCTGTGA
- a CDS encoding ribosomal-processing cysteine protease Prp, protein MIRAVFFRDGQGAITRFEITGHAGFADRGDDIVCAAVSALGQAAILGLEEVLHLVPEVELDEEGRLVCQLPADVPADLHRAAQAILETARVGIQAIASDYDEYVRVEERSTGGR, encoded by the coding sequence GTGATCCGGGCCGTGTTCTTCCGCGATGGCCAGGGCGCCATCACGCGCTTCGAGATCACCGGTCATGCGGGGTTTGCCGACCGCGGCGACGACATCGTCTGTGCCGCCGTGTCGGCCCTGGGGCAGGCGGCCATTCTCGGCCTGGAGGAAGTGCTGCACCTGGTGCCCGAGGTGGAGCTGGACGAGGAGGGGCGGCTGGTGTGCCAGCTCCCCGCTGACGTGCCGGCGGACCTGCACCGGGCGGCCCAGGCGATCCTGGAGACGGCCCGGGTCGGGATCCAGGCCATCGCCAGCGACTACGACGAGTACGTGCGCGTGGAAGAACGGTCGACCGGAGGGAGGTGA
- the obgE gene encoding GTPase ObgE yields MTSLSDFVDEAEIYVEGGTGGNGAVSFRREKYVPRGGPDGGDGGRGGDVILVVDPALTTLADLRYRRHYRAGRGTHGEGGNRHGRRGDDLHVRVPPGTVVRDRDTGDVLADLAEPGQQVVVARGGRGGRGNARFATPQRKAPRLAEKGEPGERRWLKLELRLLADVGLVGWPNAGKSSLLARISAARPKVAAYPFTTLAPNLGVVQRGPGRSFVVADIPGLIEGAHQGVGLGHEFLRHIQRTRVLIYVVDAAATEGRDPQQDLATLQDELEAYEPALLDRPGVVAANKMDLPQAAQHLPALEEAARAAGLELVPISAATGEGVDRLLDRVEGLLARAPVPQPLVAAGRKVYRPGPDPRRLEVRREPDGTWIITSPLVERWVAMTDFDNEEAVRWLLRRLERLGAEQTLRAAGAETGDTVRLGPMELVLGDETGSVEAAGAGEGRNPSGHETGGEGDAP; encoded by the coding sequence GTGACGTCCTTGTCCGATTTCGTCGACGAAGCGGAGATCTATGTGGAAGGCGGTACGGGCGGTAACGGGGCCGTCAGCTTCCGGCGGGAGAAGTACGTGCCCCGGGGCGGTCCCGACGGCGGTGACGGCGGCCGGGGCGGGGACGTGATCCTGGTGGTCGACCCGGCCCTGACCACCCTGGCCGACCTGCGTTACCGCCGTCACTACCGGGCGGGGCGCGGTACCCACGGGGAGGGCGGCAACCGGCACGGCCGCCGCGGGGACGACCTCCACGTGCGGGTGCCGCCGGGTACGGTGGTCCGGGACCGGGACACGGGGGACGTGCTGGCCGACCTGGCCGAGCCCGGCCAGCAGGTGGTGGTGGCCCGCGGCGGGCGCGGCGGCCGGGGCAACGCCCGCTTTGCCACCCCCCAGCGCAAGGCGCCGCGCCTGGCGGAGAAGGGAGAGCCGGGGGAGCGGCGCTGGCTCAAGCTGGAGCTGCGGTTGCTGGCCGATGTGGGGCTGGTGGGCTGGCCGAACGCCGGCAAGTCGAGCCTGCTGGCCCGGATTTCCGCCGCCCGGCCCAAGGTGGCGGCCTATCCCTTCACCACCCTGGCGCCCAACCTGGGTGTGGTGCAGCGGGGGCCCGGGCGCAGCTTCGTGGTGGCGGACATCCCCGGACTGATCGAGGGGGCCCACCAGGGCGTGGGCTTGGGACACGAGTTCCTCCGCCACATCCAGCGCACCCGGGTCCTGATTTATGTCGTCGACGCCGCGGCGACGGAAGGGCGCGATCCCCAGCAGGACCTGGCCACCTTGCAGGACGAACTGGAAGCATACGAGCCTGCCCTGCTGGACCGGCCGGGGGTGGTGGCGGCCAACAAGATGGACCTGCCCCAGGCCGCCCAGCACCTGCCCGCCCTGGAAGAGGCGGCGCGGGCGGCCGGCCTGGAGCTGGTTCCCATCTCAGCGGCCACGGGGGAGGGCGTGGACCGGCTGCTGGACCGGGTGGAAGGGCTGCTGGCCCGGGCACCCGTGCCCCAGCCCCTGGTGGCGGCCGGTCGCAAAGTGTACCGGCCGGGACCGGACCCGCGCCGGCTGGAGGTCCGCCGCGAGCCCGACGGAACCTGGATCATCACCAGCCCGCTGGTGGAGCGCTGGGTCGCCATGACGGACTTCGACAACGAGGAAGCGGTCCGCTGGCTGCTGCGGCGCCTGGAGCGCCTGGGGGCCGAACAGACCTTGCGCGCGGCGGGGGCCGAAACCGGTGACACCGTGCGGCTGGGACCCATGGAGCTGGTTCTGGGCGATGAGACGGGTTCGGTGGAAGCCGCCGGGGCCGGGGAGGGCCGGAACCCGTCGGGGCATGAGACCGGCGGCGAAGGCGACGCCCCATGA
- a CDS encoding murein hydrolase activator EnvC: MVPPGAGGEAGEKGPAGESAARDGAAGAPAAGGAIVGGEAASSAGGPVAGAGHGGDRPVPAGDAGGQPLPGPDPGPGAGPAGPVTGGLQPPPGGWMPGARQGPALWVPLLLALALVAGRWLPGDAGEAWARAAGRMVSANWLDRPQVARWLSGLPAGGWLQVAVLGRQEAGDAGAGGAGVTGGSVPALAPLAPLAPDPAGSGASGGQAAGSLSTGGAPAGGSTGGSPPGGGPGGVTAGPAGDGAAPGSATGRALRGAGGEEPGLGAGGGTGPSPSGTEPAGGSPEQDGGAQSSGPGSAGFTGDRDGGAGGSAGDGAAGSGSGAGSSGGGSWEPRWAWPLEGRVTEPFGWQLDEGDAPRFHEGIDIAARAGTAVRAAAAGVVTRVWYDRAGLGWMVEVDHGGGWVTRYAVVDHVVVRDRDAVTAGQLLAAVAAEGEGGGPHLHFEMRRRGQAVDPELHLPPEGGR, encoded by the coding sequence ATGGTGCCTCCAGGTGCAGGCGGGGAAGCGGGCGAGAAGGGTCCGGCCGGGGAGAGCGCGGCCAGGGACGGCGCGGCCGGCGCCCCGGCCGCCGGTGGCGCTATTGTCGGTGGTGAAGCGGCCTCTTCGGCCGGCGGGCCGGTGGCCGGGGCCGGCCACGGCGGTGACCGGCCCGTCCCTGCGGGCGATGCGGGCGGGCAGCCGTTGCCGGGCCCGGACCCTGGACCCGGCGCCGGCCCCGCCGGCCCCGTCACAGGCGGCCTGCAGCCGCCACCGGGGGGCTGGATGCCGGGAGCGCGGCAAGGCCCGGCCCTGTGGGTGCCCCTGCTCCTGGCGCTGGCCCTGGTGGCCGGCCGGTGGCTGCCCGGTGATGCGGGCGAGGCCTGGGCGCGGGCGGCCGGGCGCATGGTCAGCGCCAACTGGCTCGACCGGCCCCAGGTGGCCCGCTGGCTCTCCGGGCTGCCCGCCGGCGGCTGGCTCCAGGTGGCCGTCCTGGGGCGCCAGGAAGCCGGTGACGCCGGCGCCGGGGGCGCCGGCGTCACCGGCGGCAGCGTGCCTGCGCTGGCCCCGCTGGCTCCGCTGGCTCCGGACCCCGCCGGGTCCGGAGCCAGCGGGGGGCAGGCCGCCGGGAGCCTCTCCACAGGCGGCGCCCCGGCCGGGGGCTCCACGGGCGGCTCCCCGCCCGGAGGCGGCCCGGGGGGCGTCACAGCCGGCCCCGCGGGGGACGGTGCCGCACCGGGCAGCGCTACCGGCCGGGCCCTTCGGGGTGCCGGCGGCGAGGAGCCGGGCCTGGGGGCTGGCGGGGGAACCGGCCCCAGCCCGTCCGGGACGGAGCCGGCCGGCGGGTCGCCGGAGCAGGATGGCGGCGCGCAAAGCTCCGGCCCCGGTTCCGCCGGGTTCACCGGCGATCGCGATGGGGGGGCCGGCGGTTCAGCGGGCGACGGCGCGGCCGGCAGCGGTTCCGGGGCCGGTTCCTCCGGGGGAGGAAGCTGGGAGCCGCGATGGGCCTGGCCTCTGGAAGGCCGGGTGACGGAACCCTTCGGCTGGCAGCTGGACGAAGGGGATGCCCCGCGCTTTCACGAGGGCATCGACATCGCCGCCCGGGCCGGAACGGCCGTCCGGGCGGCGGCGGCCGGCGTGGTCACGCGGGTGTGGTACGACCGGGCAGGCCTGGGCTGGATGGTGGAGGTGGACCACGGCGGGGGCTGGGTGACCCGCTATGCGGTCGTCGACCACGTGGTGGTCCGGGACCGGGACGCGGTGACGGCGGGCCAGCTCCTGGCGGCGGTGGCCGCCGAAGGCGAGGGCGGCGGACCCCACCTGCACTTTGAAATGCGGCGCCGGGGGCAGGCCGTCGACCCCGAGTTGCACCTGCCGCCGGAAGGCGGTCGCTAG